In Rosa rugosa chromosome 4, drRosRugo1.1, whole genome shotgun sequence, the genomic stretch TTCTAGTCATTAGCTCTTGGAGAGAAAGAGACAAGCCTTGTGGTAGAGTACATCATGAAGGTATTTTCTCGATTCCAGTTATTGAAATTCCTACTATGTTGTATCAAGATTTCTTGTTTCATTCTCTTTCTAGTACTAACATATTTCTGACAAAGATTTTAGGGTTGGACATATGCGCTGATACGTTGGTAGGAGATGAAATGCTTAAAGGTATATCAGGGGGCCAAAAGAAGCGGCTTACTACAGGTGCATACTTGGTGTTTCTAGAAAGGTATAGACTAGGTATAAGCTCTGCGTGTTGGGTAGGAAGGATAGTTTCGAGTTAAGACAGTATTGCAACACAGACTTAGAGATAGGTGAGAGCCCCAAAGACTTCCTCTTGTGAGTGCCCATGGAGAAAGGCATTGGATACATCTAATGAGGGATAGGCCAATCATTCTGCACATTGATAGatatagggtttagggtttaaagAAAGAATAGATTATTTCTAATTCCTGAAGAGCGTGTAGGAGTTTGATTGTGGGAACCCAAAATGACCACACACTATGACCATAATGATTTGATTTCTAGATTGTCAGGAAAATAATCTCTTTCTCTACAAAAGGTAATTATACTTGGAATGTGATTTGGCTGAGGAAATCTCATGTAAgctttctctttctctaaaaGAATAACCGAAACAAACAGGATATTCTTTTGAGTTTTCTGATGCAAGCTTTCTCTGTCTTAGACACAATGGGATGTTTCTAACTTTCTATACTGACTAATTATTTAGTTAATTAGTTCCTTTTCGTTTTCTGTTTTCAGCAGTTGTTGCAATTCGTTTTCATGACTCTTGCTATGTCAAAATGACTATATAAGTGGACCATATGTAAGTGCTAACTTCGCCATCCGTTTTCCTGTTTGTTCTGTTTTTGTCCCCTTTTAAATGCATTCTGGTAGCAAATGTTTGAAGTTACTTATATTTATTTCTCTGCAGCCTATCTACTTTTTTGGTATGGATCATCATATTATAGAAACTCAAAGTCTGTTTAACTAAGCAAACAGATGATAAGTTCTCCAAGAACAGAGAAATTCTATTGAATCAAACCATGCAGCTTAAAAGGAAAACAAGACTGATTTTCCAAAAGCTAAAGGCGGTTGGTAGATGCCTAGACTTGAAGTGGCATGGCatttaataaattcaaattgtaAGTTATTGATCATTGGTGTTGCACTTGTGGTGATTCTGTTGATCATTCTCATCACCAAACACCCAAAGAATTACCTATACCCAACACGCATAACATCTGGAGCAGCAGCTTTGGTGTTTTCAGCCTTCTACATCATGGTATGATATTGTCATGGAAATATTTTGGATCTTTAAGTTTTTTGTTTACTCCTCTTTATAAAAGTTGATATCCTCTCATTCCATGTTGATATCTGGGATATAAAGTACCTGTTTCTCCCTCTGCAATGGATTGGCATGAATGCTATGCTTGTCTACGTTATGGCAGCTGAAGGCATCTTTGCAAGGTTCATCAACGGGTGGTATTACAAGGACCCCCATAATACGCTAGTACATTTACATACCTTCATTCTTTTCCTGCAATTACCATGTTAGATAGATTATTATCTCACCAAAACTCATTCGATACGACTGCTCATGCAGTCATGCTTGCTATACATAGCTGACTATGATTACTCGCATTCTCTTTTCCATTGAAGTGGTTTTATAGCTTTACTTTTCAGCTAATACTGATATGAGTAATATTTTTGCTACTTGTGGCAGATATATTGGATCCAGAAGCACATTTTTGTTGGGATTTGGCATTCAAGGAGAGTAGGCATTCTACTCTATGTAATCTTCGCAGAGATCTTGTTTTGGGGCATTGTCGCTGGCATTTTGCATTGGTTGGGCATATATTGGAAGCTTTAAATTCTACTTTTAGCACTTTGTATTCACTGTAGTGAATCTTGGACTCTTGAACTACTTGTTTATGCCTTTATTTCTTCTAAACTCTGTGAAGAACTGCAGTAGCTTaaacttttaatttttaatttttctctgaGAATAAATAAAGatatttatatttaatattttaagTTACTAATTAGAACCTAATTAACAGGTTAAAAAGATGGCTTTAAAGATGACACCATTAACTAAAATAATGCCATGTAACGTGGAGCATTGTAGATTTTACCACTAATTGTTATGATATGGTTGTGCTCTGCGTTTTAGGGGTCTTTACCGAGCTTATTCAGCAGATGCAAGTAAAAGGTGCGCAGGTATGGGTTTCTTTGATGCCTCTCTTTATGGTCCTTTTCATGCTGGGGATAATTTGTTgattgtccaatggtactgctAGATCTTAGCATATAATCATTTCTAGGAATTATGTTTGCTCTTGTTGTGAGATTGGAGTTTCCAGTGCTCTATCCTGGATATAGAACTTAGGGGACTATAAAACTGGCCTCTTTCTTATATGTTTGAAGTTTTGCACCAAGTTATTGCATGTCcacttggttttggttttgaaatttgaaattggcCTCTTTGACAGTGCCTTGGTATTGATAACATAGAGTTGAGTTCACCAAATGTTACTTGTACCGAGTCTACTCTTTGTcaaaattctgattttttttaGTGACCATTAAAGTACTCTATGGGTAGTATGAGCTTAGACAATGCATTTCTGGTAGTTAATTTCCTCAATGCAGCTTTAGTCCTCATAGCTTAGTTAAATGATGACTAATGTCAAGGTTGAGTCAGTGGAATTTCAAACTTTCTAGTTGATGCTCATGCAATAAGATGAATGTAAATTGTCATGAGGGAATAACTGGTACATGTGGCTTTGATTCACGAATGATTGCAGGACCTTTTATATACCAAGTCAGAAGCCAACTGACGCCAACCAAGTCAGGACCAAATTTTGTGATGCATTGCAGTACCTCTCTTACGACTTCAGGTTTTCAATTGTGCCCTTTATTTTCTTCATAACTACCATAAGAAAAAATATTAGTTTAGGTCCTTTTTGGTTGGGAGTTGATGTAATAGACATGATCACATGAATATAGTTTGGAACACCTGTAAAAAGGCAAATGGAGCACTGGAAATTGTTAGTTTCTGGTACCGTGATAATCAACTCAAGTAAACTAGGATAATTTTTGTGCTTAAAATGATTATTTCcatgtttcaactttcaaggtAAAGAAAGTTGGTTGTTCTGTTCTATTCCAAATGAAGTAAACTATGCAGCTGAATTTGATAATATAAGATGGAAATCCAAATGTTCTGTTCAGGCTAATTCTTGACAATGATCAGGTCTAAACTATCCTTTGGAATGTGATAACATATAAGATGAAGTGCATGTTTATGCAAGCGGCATTTCTCTTTTTGCTGACAGCCATGATTTTATATGTTAGCCAGATAAGAACGACAAGGATTTGGATCGGGCGAGTGAGAGGCAGGATCTTGAAGGAAAAGAGCTAAAGCAAGAAACTACTTTGCATGAACTGGAGCTGGTTGCCGTCCATGCTCTTCATGAACTTGTTTCTTTAGTTCACAGTCATGTCAATGCTGCAGGGCAATatgattttgagtaaggctagatTTTGCTGACTATTTTGTAGTAGATGTAGTGATATCAGGATGAATTGTGAACAAATTATACTGCATGTAGTTATTGCAGTAGCGGTATCTTCTAGACTAGCCTTAAAGTAGgttagggtttattgtgcaaaATTTTTGAAGCTACCTCAAGCTCTAATTTTGTATAGAAATTAATGCAATTCCCcaatatttgaatttcatgtTATTTGTGGATCAACTTTCTAGTACCAAATACAGCACGAAAGAGTTATAACAGTAGTTTGAATTCATAGACTGAtgtcaagaaaagaaaaaaacatcaGTTACTGATGAAGAACTGATGTCAAAAAATATAAATTACATCAGTTTGATAACAAAAACCGATGTTAGAAAAGAGAAAATACATCAGTTGccaaacaaaaaccgatgtctagattactatggacatcgatatataaacaaaaaccgatgtctggtaTAAATATGGACATCAAGATATAAACGAAAACTGATGTCTAAAACAATTATGAACATCGATAAAAACACAAAACCGATGTCTGCAATTAATATGGACATCGATATATAAACAAACACCGATGTCTAGAGTAACTATGGACATCGATACAAACATAAAAccgatgtctagaattaatatggacatcgatgtataaacaaaaaccgatgtctaaaGTAACTATGGACATCGATATAAATACAAAACCGATGTGTAGAATTTAATATGGACATCGAGatataaacaaaaaccgatgtctagagTAACTATGGACATCGATATAAGTAGAAAACCGATGTCTAGCTTATGAACCAGATgtaaaaatttattagaaccgatgtgtaaaatattattagaCATCGTTTCTAAATCAGAAACAATGTTAAAATGGATAATTGTGTTGTTAGACTTATATTTCATTAAGCATCtaatgccaaaatatgaaggtTCGACAATAGATAAACACACCAAAATGGTGATCACATAAACGTTTTTACATCGGTTCTGAACCTTAAACCGATGTCTTGTGGCAAACTAGACATCAGTTGTGAACCGATGTCTTAGTTTTggtgatctttaacatcacccactaagacattggattttttttttttttaacatcagttGTGAACTGATGTCTATGAACTTTATCCTAGTAGTGCATCCAATTTCGCCATTGATGACCACCACTACAGCTCCACCTCAACCTAACCCACTGCAATTCGATCTTCAAATGCATAAGGAAACTATGGCAGCTCGTTTCAATGATCAAGAAGAAGCGATGGGTTCTTGGGTTCAACTGTTAACTATAGAAATCCAATTGGACAAATGTTACCTGAAATAATCGGAAATGTAGGGAAAGCAATTAGTGAGAGATACACCAACAAAACCCCAATGATCAGTTTCATCACTTAATCTGGGTAGAGAGGAACTACTGGTAAAACACCTTTAGTATGACCAAAATCCCATTTCCATAATCTGATGTCTGCAAACATATCTGAGAATTCCTTCTCAAGTCTACCAGTGGCTAAAAGTCAAAAGTGTACCTTTCTAAAATCACTTCTATGACTTCCGATGCCTCAAATCTTTCTTTTGTCACCTGTGGATGAATATAGTATGATATTATGATTGGTCATTCTACTGGACCGCAATATAGAATCCATATCTTTCTATTTAGTCATCTTGACtggttttatcttcttttttccGCTCGTTGTTGACTGGTTCAATCTGGGTTGGTATTTGATCTCCCATTTGGGTCTCTGGTTTGTGCTTTTCTATGTTCTTCTTCTAACAAGAATCAGAAGAgtctgaaaaaccaaaaacaaattaGAAGAGCCGATCACAACATGGGAATTGCAGCACCTGAACAATACATATACCAATGGCAATGCCACTCCAGATTTTCAGCTACCAACCAGAACAACCAGCCCATATCTAGAGTCAGGTTACCCCTCCAGCTCAGTTCAAAATCAAACACGCTTACCTCTAACAATACTACAACTCCTCCAATTCCAACACCGCCGGTTAAACCCCACCGGAATaggaataataataatattaggaaggggaagaacaagaagaagaatggaCGTGGGTCCAGCTGCAGCACCTCCGATATTCTGCGGCTGATGGATGGGCTCCGAGAGAGCGCAGCAGCATAATaaggaaaagagagaaagaaagaaagagagctCGTGCCTTTCGGAGGTAGAGTGGAGGAGGACTTGACTGGTTCTTTGTTATCTGTTCTCTTCTACTTCTCTATATCCAGTTGGTTTCAGAGATGAGAGAAGAGAGCAGAGCGAGTTCGAATGCCTCACCCTTTCCCCATATTTATAGCTAAATTACTCCACACCTACGTGCTCCGGCCCCAAAGCCTCCTCCTCGTAGCCGACACCGGCGGCAATCTCTGTCCGCTGCTCGGGCTATTCTTCATAAGCCACAAACACTTTTGATCAAAATAAATTTCTCCATTTCGGCTGTTCTTCATAAACCCACAAATCCATTCTCAGAAAATAACCAATTGTGATAGAAAGGAGAGAGGATCAGATTgggaaaggaagagagagagttcgatctgttttttttttaatttttttttattatttagtaAAGAAAGACGATTTTACccttgataaaaatatcacatgAGACCCacatgcttgccacgtcagaAAACTGACGGAGCCGTTAtagatttttgacggaagtatcacattgatatcaaaatacgtctttgggtatcacattgatacttttgagagttcgggtatcaaattggccttgacagcataat encodes the following:
- the LOC133743804 gene encoding uncharacterized protein LOC133743804 isoform X1; translated protein: MPRLEVAWHLINSNCKLLIIGVALVVILLIILITKHPKNYLYPTRITSGAAALVFSAFYIMYLFLPLQWIGMNAMLVYVMAAEGIFARFINGWYYKDPHNTLIYWIQKHIFVGIWHSRRVGILLYVIFAEILFWGIVAGILHWGLYRAYSADASKRCAGPFIYQVRSQLTPTKSGPNFVMHCSTSLTTSDKNDKDLDRASERQDLEGKELKQETTLHELELVAVHALHELVSLVHSHVNAAGQYDFE
- the LOC133743804 gene encoding uncharacterized protein LOC133743804 isoform X3, with translation MPRLEVAWHLINSNCKLLIIGVALVVILLIILITKHPKNYLYPTRITSGAAALVFSAFYIMIYWIQKHIFVGIWHSRRVGILLYVIFAEILFWGIVAGILHWGLYRAYSADASKRCAGPFIYQVRSQLTPTKSGPNFVMHCSTSLTTSDKNDKDLDRASERQDLEGKELKQETTLHELELVAVHALHELVSLVHSHVNAAGQYDFE
- the LOC133743804 gene encoding uncharacterized protein LOC133743804 isoform X2; this encodes MPRLEVAWHLINSNCKLLIIGVALVVILLIILITKHPKNYLYPTRITSGAAALVFSAFYIMYLFLPLQWIGMNAMLVYVMAAEGIFARFINGWYYKDPHNTLIYWIQKHIFVGIWHSRRVGILLYVIFAEILFWGIVAGILHWGLYRAYSADASKRCADKNDKDLDRASERQDLEGKELKQETTLHELELVAVHALHELVSLVHSHVNAAGQYDFE
- the LOC133743804 gene encoding uncharacterized protein LOC133743804 isoform X4, with the protein product MPRLEVAWHLINSNCKLLIIGVALVVILLIILITKHPKNYLYPTRITSGAAALVFSAFYIMYLFLPLQWIGMNAMLVYVMAAEGIFARFINGWYYKDPHNTLIYWIQKHIFVGIWHSRRVGILLYVIFAEILFWGIVAGILHWGLYRAYSADASKRCAGPFIYQVRSQLTPTKSGPNFVMHCSTSLTTSAR